A window of Mucilaginibacter paludis DSM 18603 contains these coding sequences:
- a CDS encoding NUDIX hydrolase, with translation MLILIAGPYRSGTDDNPELMRKNLDRLEAVALPLFRKGHVPMIGEWVALPLIKLAGSTQTGDEAWEAIQYPAAHRLLEKCDAVFRIQGISKGADEDVRIATERGLKVYYQLDEVPDANGQH, from the coding sequence ATGCTCATATTAATTGCAGGACCGTATAGAAGCGGCACCGATGATAACCCCGAATTAATGCGAAAAAATTTAGACCGGCTGGAAGCGGTTGCATTGCCATTATTCAGGAAAGGACATGTTCCAATGATTGGGGAATGGGTTGCTTTGCCACTGATTAAGCTGGCTGGCTCCACCCAAACCGGCGATGAGGCTTGGGAAGCAATCCAATATCCTGCCGCCCACCGCCTTTTGGAAAAGTGCGATGCTGTATTCCGTATTCAGGGTATTTCTAAGGGAGCAGATGAAGATGTTAGAATTGCCACAGAAAGAGGCTTAAAAGTTTATTATCAATTGGATGAGGTACCCGATGCAAACGGACAACATTAG
- a CDS encoding TlpA disulfide reductase family protein, with translation MRQLVLLLFSAATSMLGYAQQVKIITSNQLNSRFKKGEDTTYVVNFWATWCSPCIKELPSFEKLKKHNFIKPVRVILVSTDLRKKDLSYISAFVKKYHLTDDLYLLDEEPADYLSAISSKWTGSLPATLIIKPRKNNRAFYNRPLSYEELVSIIDAD, from the coding sequence ATGAGACAGTTAGTCCTTTTGTTGTTTAGTGCTGCGACTTCAATGTTAGGTTATGCGCAACAAGTAAAGATTATAACTTCCAATCAACTAAATTCCCGATTTAAAAAAGGTGAGGATACAACCTATGTCGTGAATTTTTGGGCAACCTGGTGTTCACCTTGCATTAAAGAACTTCCATCCTTTGAAAAATTAAAAAAGCACAACTTTATAAAACCGGTTAGGGTTATTTTGGTCAGTACTGATCTAAGAAAAAAGGATTTAAGTTATATCAGTGCATTTGTTAAAAAATATCATCTAACAGATGATCTCTACCTGCTAGATGAGGAGCCAGCCGATTATCTATCTGCGATCAGCAGCAAATGGACCGGGTCATTACCGGCTACATTGATTATCAAACCCCGTAAAAACAACCGCGCCTTTTATAATAGGCCGCTTAGTTACGAGGAACTGGTTTCAATTATTGACGCGGATTGA
- a CDS encoding Crp/Fnr family transcriptional regulator, with protein sequence MSHELILKNILKHIDLNEEETTLFLSLIKFKNVTKKTLLLKSGENCKYINYVHSGVLRAYHLDKEGRESTIMFAAPDWWVTDMYCFLNGKPAMMYIEALEDSGIIQLSKEHLEKLFYKVPKFERFFRILMQNAYTREQLRVIENLSLTAEERYESFLIKYPHIAKLVAQKQIASYLGITPEFLSAIKKNKKT encoded by the coding sequence ATGAGCCATGAATTGATCCTTAAAAATATCCTGAAGCACATTGATCTGAACGAAGAGGAAACTACCCTTTTTCTATCACTGATCAAGTTTAAAAACGTAACCAAAAAAACGTTGCTTTTGAAATCTGGTGAAAATTGCAAATACATCAACTATGTTCACAGCGGCGTATTACGGGCCTATCATTTAGATAAAGAAGGAAGGGAGTCAACAATTATGTTTGCAGCACCGGATTGGTGGGTAACAGATATGTATTGCTTTTTAAATGGCAAGCCTGCCATGATGTACATCGAAGCTTTAGAGGATAGTGGCATCATTCAGCTGAGCAAAGAACACCTTGAAAAACTATTTTATAAGGTACCCAAATTTGAGAGATTTTTTAGGATACTGATGCAAAATGCTTACACCAGGGAGCAATTAAGAGTAATTGAAAACCTGTCCTTAACCGCTGAGGAGCGTTATGAGAGTTTTTTAATTAAATATCCTCACATTGCCAAACTTGTAGCTCAAAAACAGATTGCATCCTATTTAGGAATTACCCCCGAGTTTTTAAGTGCCATCAAAAAAAACAAGAAAACTTAA